The following is a genomic window from Candidatus Rokuibacteriota bacterium.
TCGTGCAACCCGCCCCTAAGATTCGCCGAGCAGGAGGAGTAAGGCCATGCCCCCGCATTCGATCGGCTCCGGCACGATCTCGTTCGGTCTCGTCTCGATCCCGATCAAGCTCTACACGGCGGCGGCGTCTGGCGCCGTGGCCTTCCACCTGCTCCACGCCAAGTGCGGGAGCCGAATCCGGCAGCAACAGGTCTGCCCGACGTGCAACGAGGTGGTGGATCGGACCGGGCTGGTGCGCGGCCACGAGTTCGCGAA
Proteins encoded in this region:
- a CDS encoding Ku protein; its protein translation is MPPHSIGSGTISFGLVSIPIKLYTAAASGAVAFHLLHAKCGSRIRQQQVCPTCNEVVDRTGLVRGHEFAKDQYVRVTDEELKSLEGEASKIIDIAEFVPLPRV